The Phalacrocorax aristotelis chromosome 2, bGulAri2.1, whole genome shotgun sequence region TATGAAGCACGGCTATATGGTATATGAAGGAAACAAGCAAGCAAGAGTAAgcacacaaaagaaagaaaaagaggtaaataaaaaaagagggagggagggagggagggagggagggagggagggaggaaggaaggaaggaaggaaggaaggaaggaaggaaggaaggaaggaaggaaggaaggaaggaaggaaggaaggaaggaaggaaggaaggaaggaagatacAGTCAAATACCAATGAGCTATGTTACTTCCTCTTTTTTGTTAAATGCCCTTTCCCAAGATCGAGCCTGTAGCCAGAATCACTGTATTGTACTCCAGTGAAGGCAAATAGAAATAATACTCAGGAGAAAAAAGGTGATCTAAAATCGGGAAAAGCTCTCCTACCTTGTATTATGTGCAATTCCAGGCACTGTAACAGTGAAACATGAGCTGATATCTCTGCCTCTGTGAACATGCTATGTTTTAGGGGATGTTACCCTCAGAGCTTCTAAACTTCATGACATAAACAGCAAACCTGATTACCATAACCAGGAGCACACACCTTTAAATCAAAAGTCAGTTGAGTTGGAAAAGGTTTAAGTTTTTtcaataaattactttttataatGACTATAAAAGTTATATAGTACACAGAGACTTGCTAGAGGTAGATACTTTACTGTATCTGAATTGCTGGAAATACTTCCTGAGACATAAAGCTGACAATCAGACATCTGAGTGTGTTTGAAAAACATCGTCTACCAAAAGATTAAAGTATGAATTTAGCAAAGCAATCCAGGAAGGAAATTCTTTGTTCTTGTTACTTATCATGGCAACTGAAGGGATGTAATGGGAAATGAGCTTACACTTTAATACAAAAATGCTTGAAATATAGGAAGAGTttgagaataaaattatttttcactgttaaaTATATGGATTTTGACTCTTACTGAACTGTAATTcaatacatttttgtattttatgctCATGATAAGTTATTAAACATATAAAATTGCCTTATTTATAGACTATAACAGCATTGCTAGTGATAGTGCCTCCATTTTTCAATGTAGCAACTACTTAGATGCGTATAGATTCTAGATGATCTTTTAATtacaaggggaagaaaggaattGCTATGAATGAAAAAGGTTTNNNNNNNNNNNNNNNNNNNNNNNNNNNNNNNNNNNNNNNNNNNNNNNNNNNNNNNNNNNNNNNNNNNNNNNNNNNNNNNNNNNNNNNNNNNNNNNNNNNNNNNNNNNNNNNNNNNNNNNNNNNNNNNNNNNNNNNNNNNNNNNNNNNNNNNNNNNNNNNNNNNNNNNNNNNNNNNNNNNNNNNNNNNNNNNNNNNNNNNNgaaagaaaaggaaagaaaaggaaagaaaagaaaaggaaagaaaagaaaagaaaagaaaagaaaagaaaagaaagaaaagaaaagaaaagaaaagaaaagaaaagaaaagaaaagaaaagaaaagaaaagaaaagaaaagaaaagaaaagaaaagaaaagaaaagaaaagaaaagaaaagaaaagaaaagaaaagaaaagaaaagaaaagaaaagaaaagaaaagaaaagaaaagaaaagaaaaagaaaagaaaaagaaaagaaaagaaaaagttcctGAAACCAAAACAGAGCACAGTGAAATGTGGTAAGATCTTCCAGACTTTCTCTACAAACCTGAGTGTAACACCTCAGTGGGTTTGTCACTGCATATACACCCAGTGTTGTCCCTGAACTGGCATACCCTCAAGCTCTTCCAGACATAATCTGTTTcaagtatatatattttctgttgtgtGTATCTATGTAAATGAATACATAATTCTTCCTGAGAGCCTCTTCCCTCCTGTCCAAGCACAGCCCCCAACCCATAGGCTTCAGCTTCAAAAGGAAGACCAGAGGAACAATTATTGCGTTCCCCAAGCCAAACACGCTACAGAGTTATTTTAcctttccatttaatttttttttccatttccataaaattttctctgtctccagccCCCACATCGGGTCCCTTCCGCCGACTTCAACCCCGCAGCCTCCGAGGCGGACCATGAATTTTATGCATTTCTCCCGCTGCCCAGGAGATGGTGCTGTGGATTTTGGATCGGGAGCGCAGCAACTGGGGCCGGGTGGCCGGTGGGTCCCCTCCGGGCAGGGCGAGCAGAGCCCGGAGGGGACCCACCGACCACCCGGTGGCCCTCACAGGGGACACTGAGGTGCCTCTGATCTTTCTGCAGCCCTCCAgactttcctttctgtcttcagcGGTCCCCTTCCGAGGTGCAGGGCCGCCTGTGGCATCCCTCACCCCAAGATGCCTCGTCTCTGCTGCGCTGTCGGGTCAAGTCCATCAATGCAGGTTTTTCCTCCTGTAAAGCacagggggtggggtggggggggtaaTGCTTTCCTCCGTTTTGGAGCCCCTCGCCACGCAAGTTTTCTCCAAGCCCGGCTGCACAAAGGCACCCGCCACCTCCCACCACCCCTGCTGCTCCCCGGCCCCCCGGTCCCAGGACGCAGGATGCCGCGCCGGGGGCTGAGAGCATcgctcccttctcctcccctacCCGCGGCTGCCGGGCCCCTGTCTTCTGCTGGAAACTCTTCCCAAGCTGGGAATTCACTGGCATCCCGGGGCTGCCTCTGGACAGACACCTCTGAGGAGGTTTGCACTAAGAGGGAATGCAaagcgggggggggtgggtgggtgtcattttctttcctttttattgtcttttcgTCCCCCTGAACTTAAATAAAGTTTGCCTAAGAGTGAAAACAACACACAAGCAGCTGCGGAGAACGAAAGCGCCCTCCAACACCTGACTTAGCATTGGAAAAGCAGGGCTCGCCGTGCCGGAGGCAGGAGGGACTCGGGGCTGAGCCGCTGGAAGAAAGACCGGGAACTTGCGGATGATCCCAAGCCCTGAGCGGGCACGCCGTGCCtctgcccagagcaggcagagagaggctgCCTTCAGTTGTCTAAAACTCTGTCTCGTCAGCATTCAGCTCCTGGGCGCCTTTAGGGAGACTTTGGAAAGCGTCCTTCCTCCCTGGAGGCTTTTCAGCAAACGgaagcccagccctggggagagggaaggggttTCTAACTTCTCGCCACGTGGGGAGCGGGACAAAATGACTCTCGAGTAGATCTTGCAAAAGACGCCGTGGCAAATGAACAGCGGCTGTGCTGTCCGCTCCCACCTGCACTCTgggacaccccaccccccccagcccccttgcaccccctgcccctgcctcccgccccgcccggcaCGGCCCCTCCTGCAGCTCGGCTCCGGGCTCCTCGTTCCCCGAAATAATGACCCAAGCGGCGTGGAGCCGGTGGCAGAGGGCTGCGGTGCAATTAAACCAGGTAACGAGACGCTGGCAGATGTGTTTTCATTGCGCTGTAAGATAAACGCAGTGTTACATGCCTGACAACTTCCCAGAAGCAATCAGCAAAAGTTTACGAGTGCATAAACCTCAAAGACCATTCCTCGGTATTTTTATAAGCCCCGCATTTAAAGCTTCTATAAATTCTTCTGCCTGCTTCCAAACTAAAGTTCCCAGAGACTGTTAAACAGCCACTTCTtcgggagggagggaaagacaGACCACAACAGTGAGGTCCGGAGGAGGCGAGAGGGGCTCTCTTCTTGTCTCCTCCGCTTCTCTCTCCCAACCCTCCCCAAACTAAAGTTTGGTAGGAAGTTGGCGTCGTTAAAGCACGGCAAATCCCAGATGGACGCATCGGCAAGATGACTGGGATACATCAGTGTTTCAAGAACAGGGGCCAGACCcagaaagagaggggaaagaaaggatgaagagaaagaaaagaaaaagcaaggcgGCTGAATGGacgggcaggagcagggagaggcacACGGAGGGATCGCCAGACCGATCGGCAGCCGGCAGGCGGGCGGGTGGACAGGGATGAGCTGAAAGCTTAGACGAAGAGGGGGAAAATTCAGAGGCAGAGCGCAAATCTGAGCGAAGGCAGCCGAGGACAAGAGGAGGCGGCCGGGACCTCCTGGAGGTCGCCGCTTTGCCCCCGGCTCCCCCGCTCCGACGGCGCGGACCGGCAgcgcccgcagcccccccccccggcgaCGAGCGCAGCCCCGGGGCAACCGGCCCCGTCGCCGGCGGAGCGGCAGCGTACGCCCGTCCCCAAAGTTGCAGgcaaaaagtgtgtgtgtgggtgtagCACCAGTGAACCCCCGAATCAGCTGGACAGATCGAGCCGAGGATCATCGTCTTCGAAGAAATAAGCTGCGGGTGACGAAATGTTCCCCTAAGCATCAAATCATAATAACAGTATCCGCCGTCCTTAAGTGACCACATGAGTTTTACAAGTTGGATGTTAAACAGATTAAAtagtaacaataacaacaaccacaataatgataataaacaCGAAACCCCGATTGCCATTATGAAGCCCTTTGTTATGATCCCAAGGAAGATGAAGTTGCTAATTGGAAAAGAATAAACCTAAAATGCCTTCGGATTAATAATGATAGAGGTTAACGGTGGCATCCTTCGGAAAGGGGGAGGGGAGCGAGGCGCTCGGTGACTGTGCGCTTGGACGGCGACCAGGGACAAGCGCATCAGCCAAacggggctggggggtgggtgtgtgggtgtgtgggtgtgtgtgtgagactCCCCCCCTCTCTTCGAGGGCTCGGCTTATATGTTCGCCTCTGATCCGGAGACACGAGGTGAGGAAGGTCTGTATTGTAGTCATGTCCTCGCTAGATGAAATCTCAGTCAATTACTTTGAAATTTGCAGCTTGgcttcttttcattctttccagGTGAAAATTCAAACGTTTTCTGTTGTCGCCTGgtcctttctttcctgaaacaAGGCACCCAACTGTTTCCGATATTACCATTCAAAAACAGGTTCTGTGGCAAACCTCATTTGTGAATCTATTACAGAGATTAATagattatttctcctttttcaacTAAATCTCAGTGGGGAAATTTAACCATATGGTAAGGAGAGAATTAGAATTTCATCACATTAGAgcaaaatgtaatgaaaagagTCCAACACCTGGGGCCAACTCTGAAAGACACAATTAAAAGGTTTTAATGAAACCAGAGAAACCAAAAAATTTCATAGCCTTCAGTAATTCTGCCACATAAGAATGATTTACTGGAAGCAGTGGGAAATATTGTTTTTACTGATGTCATAAGAATGAAAACCTGCTACTAAATACTCCGAGCGCTAAGAGTGAAGCCAGAGCGAGCTCCTCGCCTCGAGCACTGGAGGAGCAGTGGGGCAAAAATTCAGACCAGCCCTCGGGGTTGCCACTTCAGCTTCTGGGAGAGCGCAGAAGAGCCTGTGCCCGGCTCCGAGGAGAAGCCccgggaggggagcgggggggcCCGGGGTAACCGGGGCGCCGGGGCCGCCCTCGCCCTGACACCGGCGGCGGCACCCCGGCGTATGGGAGCGGAGCGGGGTGCTGccgcagggaggaggggggggcgggagggagggggggcgggagggagggtgggagcTGTAAAGAGTTGGTCAGtcacaataattaaaaaaaaaaagtttggtgggttttgccctttctccccccgccctcccttctccccagaaCCGTTCATTTGCAAGGTAACGGATGGggctttatattttttatagGGACACGGGGGATAATCACTCGAAAGCGGCAATCTGCTACTTGAAAATGGctagggggaggaggaggggaactCCCCCTGTAGTTTGGTCTCCTTTtgctggaggagggggagagggggctgGGGACCGTCCGCCTCCCAAGGAAGCAAGGTGGTCTGTGGCGGTGGGCAGGAGTGGGCACGGCGGCTCGGGTTGGTCCGGggttcttaattttttattccccaccccaccctccccaggCGATGCTTTTCGGGaagaggggtgggggtgggagggggctaTAAGTTAATGTAACTgcagggggtgggtgggctggggtggggggagagggtgTCACTCCTGACTCCACGGCTAAGTTAGCAGAAGCCTGCTGGCAGCGCTCGGAAGGGGAAGGTGTTGAAGCGGGCTTTTCTGCAGTGCAGGGCTGTAATTTGCTGAAGGAGGCAAAGAACATCCTTCGATCTAAGTAGAGCTTTTAGTGTGCTCATTGATGAGTGAAAGTCGCCACACATGTCAAGCTAAAGGCAGTTGTTGGGTTACTAACAGGACACAACGTCTTGCAAACATATGCGTTAAGCTGTGTATACAGATGGCAGGGAGAATAATGGAGCAGGCGCCTCTTATAAAGCTCTAGCTGCTGCCTGTCTTCAGACCTGGGAAATGAAACTATTCAGACTCAGGGCCAGATAGCGCCTGGGATTGTTTGGTTACCGTTTTAATCCTATTAATTAAAACGTTAACCTGATTGGGTAGAAAGCTCTGTCCCAACAGGCGAGTCTTCTTCATAATAACCTACTCTCAGAGATAATGATGTAAAAGACTCCCCGTCTGCGGCGGCTGCTGGTTGATGGGTCGGAAATCTCTTGAAGGTGAATCCAAGCAAGATAAACGGTGGAAGCGGCTCCGCTGGCAGCGCACAATGCCCCAGCGCGGCGCCTGCTGAGGGCGAGCCGGAGCCGCAGCCGGAGCCGGAGGAACCGCAGCCCGAGCCGGAGCCGGAACCGCAGCCCCAGCCCGAGCCCgagccggagccgccgccggagccgccgccggaGCAGGGGCAGCCGCGGCGCCGGGCACGGCGCAGCCCCGGCGGGAGCCGGGAGGCGATTTCAGCCAGCGGGACGCCGCGGAgccgcccgccgcggcgcggAGCCTTGGAGGAGCGGGCCGGGAGCTGAGGGGGGCGGAGGAGGCGGAGGCGGAGGCGAGCGGGGCGCCGATGGAGCGGCGCTGGGGCTGCCGCAGAAGAGGACCTCTTCCACAAGAGCCTCGCCGCCTCGGCCAAGCGCATGGAGTCCGCCTTCCGCTCGCCCCCGGGCTCGACCTCTCCCACCCCCGCGACCGCCAGCCCTCGCCGCTCGCCTGCTACGAGGCGGCGGGAGCCCGAGGCGCTGCTGCAGCCCGGCGTCGGCGGCGACCCGCTGGCGCTGCCGCCGGCTCCGTCTGCGTCAAGTACGGCGGAGAGCGCCAGCCGCAGCTCGGTGGCCGAGAGCAGCGGCGGCGAGCAGAGCCCCGACGACGACAGCGACGGCCGCTGCGAGCTGGTGCTGCGCGGCGCCGGGGGGGACCCGCGCGTCGCCTcaccggcggcggcggcggcggcggcggcggcggcggcgggggggggcggggggctgaAGGCGGCCGAGGGCGGCTGCTCCAACAGCCACGGGCACGGCGGCAGCAAGAAGTCCAAGGAGCAGAAGGCGCTGCGCCTCAACATCAACgcgcgggagcggcggcggatGCACGTCCTGAACGACGCGCTGGACGAGCTGCGGGCGGTCATCCCCTACGCGCACAGCCCCTCCGTGCGGGAAGCTCTCCAAGATCGCCACGCTCCTCCTGGCCAAGAACTACATCTGATGCAGGCGCAGGCTCTTGGAGGAGATGCGGCGCCTGGTGGCTTATCTCAACCAGGGCCAGGCCATCTCGGCcgcctccctgcccagctccgccgcggcggcggcggcggcggcggcggcgctgcaCCCCGCCCTCGGCGCCTACGAGCAGGCGGCCGGCTACCCCTTCAGCGCCGGGCTGCCGCCCGCCACCCTCCTGCCCGGAGAAATGTGCCATTTTCAACAGCGtctcctccagcctctgcaAACAGTGCACGGAGAAGCCTTaagcgccgccgcccgcgccgctccccccgcgccgccgccgccgcggccccggggaGCGACCACAGccggcggccccccgggccggggggagcgggggcggcGGAGGGGACTGACCGCTGCCCGGCCCCCGCCTCCCTCCGCCCGGCCTCGGCCTCGCCTCCCTCTTCTCCTCGGCTTTGCCCGGACGGGACCGCGACGGGAGCCGGCGTGCGTGGGgcgccggggagggggcgcggggccgggggtgcCGCGGGGAGGAAGTCCTTGACcggggggtgctggtgggggacGGACGGGACACGGGGGTCGCCCTCGCCGGGCGCGTCCGGACAAAGGACAGGCCGAGAAATAGCAGGCCGGGCTGGGAGCCGGGGCTAGCGCCGGGGGGAGGGACGGAGAGCGGCCCCCGCCCCGGTCCCCCggtgccccggccccggcgccccgGCCCGCGCGAGGGGAAGGGGCCGCAGCCACCCGGGCGCGGAGGTGGATGGGACAAATCAGAGAGGGCACttgaacacagatttttttttttttagttattattagcagtattattattattctgagccaggaaacaaacaaacttgAAATGTAAACTTATTATTTAAGCGACTCGCAGAAACAAAGAGACTGGACGGTTGCTATGGAagactttgtattttttatcGTCTCTAAACTTTGATCTGTGAAAATGCGCAAAGTTTGGTGagagtgatttaaaaaaaaatcgagagagttaaaaaaaaaaaaagacaaaaaataactGATCAACCCCCCCCTACTC contains the following coding sequences:
- the BHLHE22 gene encoding LOW QUALITY PROTEIN: class E basic helix-loop-helix protein 22 (The sequence of the model RefSeq protein was modified relative to this genomic sequence to represent the inferred CDS: inserted 1 base in 1 codon; deleted 3 bases in 3 codons; substituted 1 base at 1 genomic stop codon), translated to GRRRRRRRRAGRRWSGAGAAAEEDLFHKSLAASAKRMESAFRSPPGXDLSHPRDRQPSPLACYEAAEPEALLQPGVGGDPLALPPAPSASSTAESASRSSVAESSGGEQSPDDDSDGRCELVLRGAGGDPRVASPAAAAAAAAAAAGGGGGLKAAEGGCSNSHGHGGSKKSKEQKALRLNINARERRRMHVLNDALDELRAVIPYAHSPSVRKLSKIATLLLAKNYIXCRRRLLEEMRRLVAYLNQGQAISAASLPSSAAAAAAAAAALHPALGAYEQAAGYPFSAGLPPATSCPEKCAIFNSVSSSLCKQCTEKP